The genomic region GAGCAGCCCCAGGGTGCGGGCCAGCTCCTTGGCCGGGAGGCGGTGCACCTGCTTGCCGTCGAGCAGCACCTGTCCCGCGCGCGGCGCCAGCAGCCGGGACATCGAGCGCAGCAGCGTGGACTTCCCGCAGGCGTTGGCCCCGACGATCGCGGTGACCTTCCCGGTCGGCACGGCCAGGTCGAGCGCCTCGATCACTGTCCGGTCGCGGTAGCCGAGCGTGAGGTCCTCGACGGTGAGCGTGTGCTGGGCGGTCACAGCGAGCCTCCGGTGCGGTTGGAGCGGACGATCAGGTAGACGAGGTACGGCGCGCCGAGCACGCCGGTGACCACGCCCACGGGATAACGGTGCCCGAAGGCGTACTGGCCGCAGAAGTCGGCGACGACCACCAGCAGGGCGCCGACCAGCGCGGAGGGGATCAGCAGCGACGCGCCCGGCCCGACCAGCCGGGCCGCGATCGGCCCGGCGAGGAAGGCCACGAACGCGATCGGGCCGGTCGCGGCCGTGGCGAAGGCGATCAGCCCGACCGCAGCCACGATCACGAACAGCCGGGTGCGCTCGACGCGGACGCCGAGCGCGGAGGCCGCGTCGTCGCCGAGCTGGAGCATCTCGAGGTCCCGGGTCCGGGTGAGGAGCAGCGGGCCCAGCACGAGCAGCGCGACCACTGTCGGCACCACGTCGCCCCAGCCGGCGCCGTTGAGGCTGCCGGTCAGCCAGCGGGTGGCCTCCTGCAGGTCCCACGCCGCCGCCCGGCTCAGGATGTAGCTGGTGACGCTCTCGAGCATCGCGGCGATGCCGATCCCGATCAGGATCAGCCGGGTCCCGGCGACGCCGTCGCGGAAGGACAGCACGTAGATCAGGATCGCCACGCCGAGGCCGACGACGATGGCGAACGCGGAGACCGCCGGGCCGCTCAGCGACAGCGTCACGATCGCGAACGCCGCGGCGCTGCTGGCGCCGGCGCTGATGCCGATGATGTCGGGACTGGCCAGCGGGTTGCGCAGCATGGTCTGGAAGGTGACGCCGGCCAGGCCGAAGCAGAGCCCGGAGAGCACCGCGAGGACCGCGCGGGGGAGCCGGAGCCGGCCGACCGTGAACGACGCCCCCGGCACGTCCTGGCCGAGCGCCACCGCGAGCACGTCGCCGGGCGGGTAGAAGGTGCGCCCGACCATCAGGCTGGTCGCGAAGCCCGCCACGAGCAGGACGGCGAGCACGGCCATCACGGCGCGGCGCCGGACGGTACGCCGGACCCGGCCGCGGGTGACCTGCTGGACGGTCTGGGTGCTCACAGCGCGCGCACCTTCTGCCGGCGGACGACGTGGATGAAGAACGGGGCCCCGACCAGGGCGGTGATGATGCCGACGTCGATCTCGCTGGGCCGGGCGACGATGCGCCCCACGACGTCGGCGGCGGTGAGCAGGCTCGCGCCGGCGATCGCGGAGAACGGCAGCAGCCAGCGGTGGTCGACGCCGACCAGCATCCGGCACAGGTGCGGGATGACCAGGCCGACGAACCCGATCGGGCCGGCGACCGCGGTGCTGGCGCCGCACAGCAGCACCGCGCCGAGGGCGGCGGTGCCGCGGGTCAGCGCCACCCGCTCCCCGAGCCCGGCCGCGACGTCGTCGCCGAGGGCCAGGGAGTTGAGCCCGCGCGCGGTGAGCAGGCACAGCGCGAACCCGACCAGCAGGAACGGGACGACCAGCCGGATCGTCTCGAACGAGGCGCCGCCCACCCCGCCGATCTGCCAGGAGCGCACGCCGCCGGCGATGTCGTTGCGGGGCAGCACCAGGGCGGTGATGAAGGAGGCGAACGCCGCGGACGTGGCCGTGCCGGCGAGCGCCAGCTTCAGCGGGGTGGCGCCGCTGCGGCCCAGCGACCCGACCGCGTAGACGAAGACCGCCGAGACGGCCGCCCCGACGATCGCGACCCAGATGTAGCTGGACGGGGAGGTCAGCCCGAACCACGCGATGCCGGTGATCACCGCGAGGGAGGCGCCCATGTTGACGCCCAGGATCCCGGGGTCGGCGAGCGGGTTGCGGGTCACGCCCTGCATGACCGCGCCGGCCAGGCCGAGCGCGGCGCCGACGACGACGGCCAGCAGCGTGCGCGGGATCCGCTTGGTGACCGCTGCCTCGCTGAGGGTCTCGCTGCTGCCGCCCAGGGCGGCCACGATGTCCTCCCAGGTCACCGAGCGCGAGCCGACGGCCACCGACCAGGCGGTCAGGGCGACCAGGACCGCGAGGACGACCAGCAGCCACACGAGCCGAAGCCGCCTCGGCCGCCGCACGAGGGCGGCGGCCGAGGCGGTGTCGGTCTCGACGTCGGGTGCGGTCACTGCGTCCCGGCAGCTGCCTCGGCCAGCATCCCGGCGTACTCGTCGAGGACGTAGGAGATGGACAGCGGGGTGGGGTTCGCGGCGGTGCCGAGCGGGTTGTTCGGCAGCAGCACGATGGCGCCGTTCTTGACCGCCGGCATCTTCGAGAGCAGCGGGTCGCCCTCGAGGGCGTCGACCAGCTCCTGGTCGCCGTAGGTGACGATCACCTCGACGTCGTCGAGCGCGTCGACCTGCTCGGCGCTCTGGGTCAGCGAGAACTCGTCGGTCTCGGCCGACGCGCTGGCGATGCTCTCCGGCGTCCCGAGGCCGAGGTCCTCGAAGAACCGCGCCCGGGTGTCGTGGGTGGTGTAGAAGCTGACCTCGCTGAGGTCGGTGGTGTCGACGTGGGTCAGGAACATCGCGGTCTTCCCGGTGAGGTCCGGGTGCTTCGCGACGGTGGCGTCGATCTCGGACTCCAGGTCGGCGATCAGCTCATCGCCCTCCTCGGCCATCCCCATGCCCTCGCTGTTGAGGCGGATCATGTCGCGCCAGTCCGTGGACCACGGCGACTCCGGGTAGGCCACCACCGGGGCGATCTCGCTCAGGGTGTCGTAGGACTCCTGGTCCAGGCCCGAGTACGACGCGAGGATCACGTCCGGGGCGGTGTCGGCGACGGCCTCGAAGTCGATGCCGTCGGTCTCGTCGAAGAGCACCGGCGTCTCGGCGTCCAGCTCCTCGAGCTTGTCGGCGACCCAGGGCAGCACCCCGTCCCCGTCGTCGTCGCCGAAGTTCGCCGCCGCCATGCCGACCGGCACGACGCCGAGGGCGAGCGGAACCTCGTGGTTGGCCCAGTTCACCGTCGCGACCCGCTCGGGGGCCTCCTCGATCGTGGTGGTGCCCAGCGCGTGCTCGATCGTGATCGGGAAGGCACCCGACGACTCCTTCGAGGAGCCCTGGTCGCCGTCGTCGTCGGAGGATCCTCCGCACCCGGCGAGGAGGAGGGCAGCGGCTCCGAGAGAGCCCGCCAGGAGGCGGAATGGGGGCACGGTGTTTCCTTTCGGCATGGAAGTGCTCCGCTGAGCACCGGAAGCCAGGGGCTGGAACGGGTCCGCGCCTGACAGTTGGTAAGGCTAACCTAATTGCGCAGCGATGGTGCTCGACGTCTCAGGGAAAGCGGTGCGATGTTCGGACAGGTGGAGTCGACGGCGTGGGTGACGCCCTCGATCGTGCGGGTCGTGCTCGGCGGGGAGGGGCTCGCCGGGTTCGCGATGCCCGACCACACCGACGCGTACGTGAACATCGCGGTCCCGCCGGCCGGGGCGCCGTACGGGCCGGTCTTCGACCCCGCCACCGTGCGCGCCGAGCACGACCGGCAGTGGTGGCCGGCGCGCCGGCGCTACACGGTCCGGGCCTGGGACGAGGGGCGGCGCCGGCTCACGATCGACTTCGTGGTCCACGGCGACGCCGGGGTGGCGGGCCCGTGGGCGGCCGCGGCGCGGCCCGGCGACGTCCTCGTGCTCGAGGGACCCGGCAGCGGCTACCGCCCCGACCCCGAGGCCGACTGGCACCTCCTCGTCGGTGACGAGTCCGCGCTCCCGGCGATCGCGGCCTCGCTGGGCGCCGTCCCCGCCGGCCGGCCGGTCGTGGTGCGGCTGGTCTGCGACGACGCCAGCCACGAGCTCCCGCTGGAGTCGCCGGGCCGGCTGGACCTGCGGTGGCTGCACCGGGCCGGCAGCGCCGCCCCGGACCGGCTGCTGCTCGACGCGCTCGAGCAGCTGGCGTTCCCCGCCGGCCGGGTCGACGCGTTCGTGCACGGGGAGGCCGACGAGATCCGCGGCATCCGGCGCCACCTGCTGGTCGAGCGGGGACTCAGCCGCGCCGCGATGTCCTGCTCGCCGTACTGGCACCGGACGCTGGCCGACGAGGAGTGGCGCCGGGTCAAGGCGGACTTCGTCGCGGCCATGGAGGCCGACGTCGCTTGAGGTACGCCGCTGACGGCGCCCCGCCCCGCACGGCGGGGGCACTGATCCGCCGTACCCTGCGCCGGCAACGGCGACCCCTGGTCGTGTCCGTGGCCCTGGTGACCGTGTGGCAGGTCGCCGAGCTGATGGTCCCCGCACTGATCGGGGTGATCATCGACCGCGCGGTCGTCACCGGCGACCTGGCCCAGATGGTGCTGTGGGCGGTCGTGCTGGCCGTCCACTTCGTCGTGCTCAGCCTCTCCTACCGCTTCGGCGCCCGGGTCGGGCTCCGGGCGCTGCAGGTCGAGTCGCACGCGCTGCGGACCGAGGTCTCCGGGCACGTCCTCTCACCACGGGGGGCCCGGTCGGACCGGCTGCCCGGCGACGTCCTGACCATCGCGACCACGGACGCCGAGATGGTGGCCACGGTCGTCCGCCAGCTCACGTTCACGCTCGCCGCCGCGGTCGGCCTCGTG from Nocardioides pantholopis harbors:
- a CDS encoding FecCD family ABC transporter permease, translated to MSTQTVQQVTRGRVRRTVRRRAVMAVLAVLLVAGFATSLMVGRTFYPPGDVLAVALGQDVPGASFTVGRLRLPRAVLAVLSGLCFGLAGVTFQTMLRNPLASPDIIGISAGASSAAAFAIVTLSLSGPAVSAFAIVVGLGVAILIYVLSFRDGVAGTRLILIGIGIAAMLESVTSYILSRAAAWDLQEATRWLTGSLNGAGWGDVVPTVVALLVLGPLLLTRTRDLEMLQLGDDAASALGVRVERTRLFVIVAAVGLIAFATAATGPIAFVAFLAGPIAARLVGPGASLLIPSALVGALLVVVADFCGQYAFGHRYPVGVVTGVLGAPYLVYLIVRSNRTGGSL
- a CDS encoding siderophore-interacting protein; protein product: MFGQVESTAWVTPSIVRVVLGGEGLAGFAMPDHTDAYVNIAVPPAGAPYGPVFDPATVRAEHDRQWWPARRRYTVRAWDEGRRRLTIDFVVHGDAGVAGPWAAAARPGDVLVLEGPGSGYRPDPEADWHLLVGDESALPAIAASLGAVPAGRPVVVRLVCDDASHELPLESPGRLDLRWLHRAGSAAPDRLLLDALEQLAFPAGRVDAFVHGEADEIRGIRRHLLVERGLSRAAMSCSPYWHRTLADEEWRRVKADFVAAMEADVA
- a CDS encoding FecCD family ABC transporter permease, which codes for MTAPDVETDTASAAALVRRPRRLRLVWLLVVLAVLVALTAWSVAVGSRSVTWEDIVAALGGSSETLSEAAVTKRIPRTLLAVVVGAALGLAGAVMQGVTRNPLADPGILGVNMGASLAVITGIAWFGLTSPSSYIWVAIVGAAVSAVFVYAVGSLGRSGATPLKLALAGTATSAAFASFITALVLPRNDIAGGVRSWQIGGVGGASFETIRLVVPFLLVGFALCLLTARGLNSLALGDDVAAGLGERVALTRGTAALGAVLLCGASTAVAGPIGFVGLVIPHLCRMLVGVDHRWLLPFSAIAGASLLTAADVVGRIVARPSEIDVGIITALVGAPFFIHVVRRQKVRAL
- a CDS encoding iron-siderophore ABC transporter substrate-binding protein, with the protein product MPPFRLLAGSLGAAALLLAGCGGSSDDDGDQGSSKESSGAFPITIEHALGTTTIEEAPERVATVNWANHEVPLALGVVPVGMAAANFGDDDGDGVLPWVADKLEELDAETPVLFDETDGIDFEAVADTAPDVILASYSGLDQESYDTLSEIAPVVAYPESPWSTDWRDMIRLNSEGMGMAEEGDELIADLESEIDATVAKHPDLTGKTAMFLTHVDTTDLSEVSFYTTHDTRARFFEDLGLGTPESIASASAETDEFSLTQSAEQVDALDDVEVIVTYGDQELVDALEGDPLLSKMPAVKNGAIVLLPNNPLGTAANPTPLSISYVLDEYAGMLAEAAAGTQ